The following are encoded in a window of Leeia aquatica genomic DNA:
- the deoD gene encoding purine-nucleoside phosphorylase — MPTPHIGAQPGDFAETVIMPGDPLRAQLIAETWLSDARQVTSVRNMFGYTGHYKGKRLSIMAHGMGIPSASIYATELIREYGVKNIIRVGSCGALSTEVKLRDVIIAMGASTDSKVNRMRFMDHDFAAIADFDLLQTAVSVAKTQGKAVRVGNVFSADLFYTPQPQMFDVMEKMKVLAVEMEVAGLYGLAAEFGARALGILTVSDHIRTGEATTAEERQKTFADMIEIALDTAIQL, encoded by the coding sequence ATGCCTACACCTCATATTGGCGCCCAGCCGGGCGATTTTGCTGAAACCGTGATCATGCCGGGCGACCCGCTGCGCGCGCAGCTGATTGCCGAAACCTGGCTGAGCGACGCGCGCCAGGTCACCTCTGTGCGCAATATGTTCGGCTACACCGGCCACTACAAGGGCAAGCGCCTGTCGATCATGGCACACGGCATGGGCATTCCGTCCGCCAGCATTTACGCCACCGAGCTGATCCGTGAATACGGGGTGAAGAACATCATCCGCGTCGGCTCCTGCGGCGCGCTGTCGACCGAAGTGAAGCTGCGTGACGTGATCATTGCCATGGGTGCCAGCACCGACAGCAAGGTCAACCGCATGCGTTTCATGGACCACGATTTTGCCGCCATTGCCGACTTTGACCTGCTGCAGACCGCTGTCAGCGTCGCCAAGACTCAAGGCAAGGCCGTGCGGGTGGGCAATGTGTTCTCTGCCGACCTGTTCTACACCCCGCAACCGCAGATGTTCGACGTGATGGAGAAGATGAAGGTGCTGGCGGTTGAAATGGAAGTGGCCGGTCTGTATGGCCTGGCTGCCGAGTTCGGCGCCCGTGCACTGGGCATCCTCACCGTCTCCGACCACATCCGCACCGGCGAGGCCACCACCGCCGAAGAGCGACAAAAGACCTTTGCCGACATGATCGAGATCGCCCTCGATACCGCCATCCAGCTGTAA
- a CDS encoding DEAD/DEAH box helicase, which produces MATLIPNLNSSLPRMTSGEKRFARRLEALLEDDYLCWYDVTVGVKRRRPDFLILNPHRGLLALEVKDWKLESIQSIDPTLVQAEFNGRLVRDVNPLLKARDFMNVTVDLLKRDPLLLQSPDSRHAGKLCMPYGYGLVLSKINRKAFMESGLQDVLAPHLVICQDEMTEGMEAEAFQLQLWGMFPQPFSCRLTLPQIDRIRWHLFPDVRIVHQHTLFDADDTTVPQAPDLIRIMDLQQEQLARSLGEGHRVIHGVAGSGKTMILGYRAEYLAKAASKPILILCFNRALAQRLAGWMISKGLEQRVTVRTLHSWCSDMITTYQLPRPPQDEGRFAAMVQTVIDGVNQQQVPAGQYSAVLIDEGHDFEPEWFRLIVQMVDPDTNALLVMYDSAQDIYQKTRKRRFSFASVGIQAQGRTTILRLNYRNTAEVLGVAHAFAQELLTAEEAEEDGVPLVAPQSAGRHGPAPEFIQLPSFREEILLVADKLRAANEAGTALQDMAVLVYRKQQVSMVTDWLQQSGIPAQALSSKAAEQGKEAVNVLTMHASKGLEFSTVALSGLGDLPYASHDANEQARVLYVGMTRAMQQLILTASQDSDFTRKLQQACAPAQQAA; this is translated from the coding sequence TTGGCCACCCTGATCCCCAACCTGAACAGCAGCCTTCCACGCATGACCTCCGGCGAAAAACGTTTCGCACGCCGCCTTGAGGCCTTGCTGGAAGACGACTATCTCTGCTGGTATGACGTGACGGTGGGCGTCAAGCGACGCAGGCCGGATTTTCTGATTCTGAACCCCCACCGTGGCCTGCTGGCGCTGGAGGTCAAGGACTGGAAGCTGGAAAGCATCCAGTCCATTGACCCTACCCTGGTCCAGGCTGAATTCAATGGTCGCTTGGTACGGGATGTGAACCCGCTGCTCAAGGCACGCGACTTCATGAATGTCACGGTCGACCTGCTAAAGCGGGACCCCCTCCTGCTGCAGTCACCAGACAGTCGACACGCTGGCAAGCTGTGCATGCCTTATGGCTATGGTCTGGTGCTCAGCAAGATCAATCGCAAGGCCTTTATGGAATCCGGCCTGCAGGATGTACTGGCGCCCCATCTGGTCATTTGTCAGGACGAAATGACCGAGGGCATGGAAGCGGAAGCCTTCCAGCTGCAGCTATGGGGCATGTTCCCCCAACCCTTTTCCTGTCGTCTGACCCTGCCGCAGATCGACCGTATTCGCTGGCACCTGTTTCCGGATGTACGTATCGTTCATCAGCACACCTTGTTTGATGCTGATGATACGACAGTCCCTCAGGCACCGGACCTGATCCGCATTATGGACCTGCAACAGGAGCAACTGGCACGCAGTCTGGGCGAAGGCCACCGCGTAATCCATGGTGTGGCCGGATCAGGCAAGACCATGATTTTGGGTTACCGTGCCGAATATCTGGCGAAAGCGGCCAGCAAGCCCATCCTGATTCTTTGCTTCAATCGTGCGCTGGCGCAGCGGCTGGCCGGCTGGATGATCAGTAAAGGACTGGAGCAGCGCGTCACCGTACGTACCCTGCACAGTTGGTGCAGTGACATGATCACCACCTACCAGTTACCCCGCCCGCCGCAGGATGAGGGCCGCTTTGCCGCCATGGTGCAGACCGTGATTGACGGCGTGAACCAGCAGCAGGTACCGGCAGGACAGTACAGCGCGGTACTGATTGATGAGGGTCATGACTTCGAACCCGAGTGGTTCCGCTTGATCGTACAGATGGTCGACCCGGATACCAACGCCTTGCTGGTGATGTACGACAGTGCGCAGGATATTTATCAGAAAACCCGCAAACGGCGCTTCAGCTTTGCCAGCGTCGGCATCCAGGCACAGGGCAGAACCACCATCTTGCGCCTGAACTACCGAAATACCGCCGAGGTACTCGGGGTTGCGCATGCCTTCGCGCAAGAGCTGCTGACCGCCGAAGAGGCGGAAGAAGACGGGGTACCGCTGGTGGCACCGCAAAGTGCGGGGCGGCATGGTCCAGCGCCTGAGTTTATTCAGCTCCCGTCTTTCCGTGAAGAGATCCTGCTGGTGGCCGACAAGCTGCGTGCTGCCAATGAGGCGGGCACAGCCTTGCAGGACATGGCGGTACTGGTTTACCGCAAACAGCAAGTCAGCATGGTCACCGACTGGCTGCAGCAATCGGGTATTCCGGCACAAGCTCTCTCCAGCAAAGCGGCTGAGCAGGGCAAGGAAGCCGTCAACGTCCTGACCATGCACGCGAGCAAAGGGCTAGAATTTTCGACAGTAGCCCTGTCCGGCCTGGGGGACTTGCCTTATGCCAGTCACGATGCCAACGAACAAGCCCGTGTCTTGTACGTCGGCATGACGCGTGCCATGCAGCAGTTGATCCTGACCGCCAGCCAGGACTCCGACTTTACCCGCAAATTACAGCAAGCTTGCGCCCCTGCTCAGCAGGCCGCCTGA
- the ubiA gene encoding 4-hydroxybenzoate octaprenyltransferase, which yields MSNTDWRRTLWAYARLTRFDKPIGTLLLLWPTLWALWLAGQGRPQPLVVLIFVIGTILMRAAGCAINDWADRDFDGHVKRTAQRPLVSGELKPRDALLTAAGLALLALLVALPLPALALWLTLPAAFIAASYPFFKRFFAIPQAYLGIAFGFGIPMAYAALQGQIPLEAWWLLLANVLWTVAYDTEYAMVDRDDDIRIGIRTSALTFGRFDVLAVMLCYSLSLLLITLLGLHLQRGWPYYAGVAAAAAMALYHYHLIRHRSREGCFAAFRHNNWFGAALFGGILLDSMLH from the coding sequence ATGTCGAATACTGACTGGCGGCGTACGCTGTGGGCCTACGCCCGGCTGACCCGCTTTGACAAACCGATTGGCACCCTGCTGCTGCTGTGGCCCACCCTGTGGGCACTATGGCTGGCCGGGCAGGGCAGGCCACAGCCGCTGGTGGTGCTGATCTTTGTCATTGGCACCATCCTGATGCGGGCGGCAGGCTGCGCCATCAACGACTGGGCTGACCGTGATTTTGACGGTCACGTCAAACGCACGGCGCAACGGCCTTTGGTGTCCGGTGAGCTGAAACCGCGTGATGCCTTGCTGACCGCCGCCGGGCTGGCGCTGCTGGCCTTGCTGGTGGCCTTGCCGCTGCCCGCACTGGCGCTGTGGCTGACCTTGCCTGCGGCCTTCATTGCCGCCAGCTATCCCTTCTTCAAGCGCTTCTTTGCCATCCCGCAAGCGTATCTGGGCATTGCCTTCGGCTTTGGCATCCCGATGGCCTACGCCGCCCTGCAAGGGCAGATTCCGCTGGAGGCGTGGTGGCTGCTGCTCGCCAATGTGCTGTGGACAGTGGCCTACGATACCGAGTACGCGATGGTCGACCGCGATGACGATATCCGCATCGGCATCCGCACCTCAGCGCTCACCTTTGGCCGCTTTGACGTGCTGGCGGTGATGCTCTGCTACAGCCTCAGCCTGCTGCTGATCACCCTGCTCGGCCTGCACCTGCAGCGCGGCTGGCCCTACTACGCTGGCGTAGCCGCTGCCGCCGCGATGGCCCTGTATCACTACCACCTCATCCGCCACCGCAGCCGCGAAGGCTGCTTCGCCGCCTTCCGCCACAACAACTGGTTCGGCGCTGCCCTGTTCGGCGGCATCTTGCTGGACAGTATGCTGCACTGA
- a CDS encoding chorismate--pyruvate lyase family protein yields the protein MHNPCLHAPDGDGWSQTLPRIDRVQQQWLSAPGSLTWRLRSLSSRFAVRHVVSTVGMPHADEFHAVGLLRRLRTLVRDVTLTLDGQPVVIGHSIAPLAAIRGSWQPVLHLGNRPLAEVLFTDPRVSRQALCYRQISARHPLHRQAERAVGQRCGTLWARRSVFLLRGAPLMVTEVFLPTLWERLHVEY from the coding sequence ATGCATAACCCCTGTCTTCACGCACCGGATGGTGACGGCTGGTCACAAACCTTGCCGCGCATCGACCGGGTGCAGCAACAATGGCTGTCTGCGCCCGGCTCGCTGACTTGGCGCTTGCGCAGCCTGTCCAGCCGTTTCGCGGTTCGGCATGTGGTGTCTACGGTAGGCATGCCGCATGCCGACGAATTTCACGCGGTCGGGCTGCTGCGCCGTTTGCGCACCCTGGTGCGTGATGTCACGCTCACGCTGGATGGTCAACCCGTGGTGATCGGCCATAGCATTGCCCCGCTGGCCGCCATTCGTGGCAGCTGGCAACCCGTATTGCACCTGGGTAACCGCCCGCTGGCGGAGGTACTGTTTACCGATCCGCGCGTCAGCCGACAGGCGCTGTGCTACCGGCAGATCAGCGCCCGACACCCATTGCACCGACAAGCCGAGCGTGCTGTCGGGCAACGTTGCGGAACCCTGTGGGCGCGGCGCTCCGTGTTCCTGCTGCGGGGGGCGCCCTTGATGGTCACCGAAGTCTTTTTGCCCACCTTGTGGGAGCGATTGCATGTCGAATACTGA
- a CDS encoding HD domain-containing phosphohydrolase, producing METLADTNNDTAGAQADRQPVLLFVDDEVNILSSLRRLFRPQGYQVLTAESAAMALEILQAEPVDLVVSDMRMPGMNGAEFLAQVRQRWPEIPRILLTGYAELGATIQAINDGGIYRYVAKPWDDNDIALTVAGALEKRQLERDKARLEALTRTQNDELKQLNSNLEVTVQARTEELRQTVLFLENAQDRLKKNIFTMLKVFSNLLELRGGNIGSGNRVGELARRVARKLGQSDQLAQELMVAGLLHDIGKIGLPDEILAKPFDQLTPDERNLYARHPEKGQMALMPIEQMAAAGKLIRHQHERYDGKGFPDGLAGEQIPLGGRILMLVVDFEALLSGSLIGHVLKSEDALQFLRKYSKSRYDPAVLQAFEAVLAEPDALLVGGTQRVDLANLKPGMKLAEDLRTPDGVLLLSHDHVLTAAQIQQIQRFAHTEGKAFPVVVYTGS from the coding sequence ATGGAAACGCTGGCGGATACCAACAACGATACAGCCGGAGCGCAAGCAGACCGACAGCCGGTGCTGTTGTTTGTGGATGATGAGGTGAACATCCTGTCGTCGCTGCGACGGCTGTTCCGTCCGCAAGGCTATCAAGTGCTGACTGCAGAGAGTGCGGCCATGGCGCTGGAGATCCTGCAGGCTGAACCGGTGGATCTGGTGGTGTCCGACATGCGCATGCCGGGCATGAATGGGGCCGAATTTCTGGCCCAGGTGCGGCAACGCTGGCCGGAGATCCCTCGCATTCTGCTGACCGGCTATGCCGAACTGGGTGCCACCATCCAGGCCATTAACGATGGTGGCATCTACCGCTACGTCGCCAAGCCGTGGGATGACAACGATATTGCGCTGACCGTGGCCGGCGCGCTGGAAAAGCGGCAACTGGAGCGTGACAAGGCGCGGCTGGAGGCATTGACCCGGACGCAGAATGACGAGCTGAAGCAACTCAACAGCAACCTGGAGGTCACGGTGCAAGCCCGCACCGAAGAACTGCGCCAGACCGTGCTGTTCCTGGAAAATGCGCAGGATCGGCTGAAGAAGAACATCTTCACCATGCTCAAGGTTTTCAGCAACCTGCTGGAGTTGCGAGGCGGCAATATTGGCAGCGGAAACCGCGTGGGTGAGCTGGCCCGGCGGGTCGCCCGCAAGCTGGGCCAATCTGACCAATTGGCGCAGGAGCTGATGGTGGCGGGTTTGCTGCACGATATCGGCAAGATTGGCCTGCCGGATGAGATTCTCGCCAAGCCGTTTGACCAGCTGACGCCTGATGAGCGCAACCTCTATGCGCGGCACCCGGAGAAAGGCCAGATGGCGCTGATGCCCATCGAGCAGATGGCGGCGGCCGGCAAGCTGATTCGCCATCAGCATGAGCGCTACGATGGCAAAGGCTTCCCCGATGGTCTGGCCGGAGAGCAGATCCCCCTTGGTGGCCGTATTCTGATGCTGGTGGTGGATTTTGAGGCCCTGCTGAGCGGCAGCCTGATTGGCCACGTGCTCAAGAGCGAAGACGCACTGCAATTCCTGCGTAAGTACAGTAAAAGCCGCTACGATCCTGCGGTACTGCAAGCCTTTGAAGCGGTGCTGGCGGAACCGGATGCCTTGCTGGTGGGCGGCACGCAGCGGGTAGATCTGGCCAACCTCAAACCCGGCATGAAGCTGGCCGAAGACCTGCGTACGCCAGACGGAGTCTTGCTACTGTCGCACGATCATGTGCTGACTGCGGCGCAAATCCAGCAGATTCAACGCTTTGCCCATACCGAGGGTAAAGCATTCCCGGTCGTGGTCTACACCGGCAGTTGA
- a CDS encoding HDOD domain-containing protein: protein MNPAMAPYLQAPSSLPSAQHIVWELIRMLDAPETSAHQVAACISHDQALTARVLGLANSSFYGLSSRIGTVQDAMLVLGMQHVRRLAISVSLSQVAAHRPELQAFWAHSLRIAWNAEWLAGKLACHRDTCFIAGLLHDVGLLLMYDEQAERFTQWVHSQRDGCELLQAERDELGFDHAELGAELGRLWHFPEAIIQAIASHHIDAAMRVGPVATIVYSADELVHVLQQGRADPDAPCLPDPILRFLGLDQALWQAWLDQQADISQRVTSTLGEAE, encoded by the coding sequence ATGAACCCGGCCATGGCGCCCTACTTGCAGGCACCGTCCAGCTTGCCCAGTGCCCAGCATATTGTCTGGGAGCTGATTCGCATGCTGGATGCACCGGAAACCAGTGCGCATCAGGTCGCCGCCTGCATCAGCCATGATCAGGCCCTGACCGCGCGAGTGCTGGGTCTGGCCAATTCATCGTTCTATGGCCTCTCCAGCCGTATTGGTACGGTACAGGATGCAATGCTGGTGCTGGGCATGCAGCATGTCCGTCGGCTGGCCATCAGCGTCAGCCTGAGCCAGGTAGCAGCCCATCGCCCGGAACTGCAAGCGTTCTGGGCGCACAGCCTGCGCATTGCCTGGAATGCCGAATGGCTGGCCGGGAAGCTGGCGTGTCACCGTGATACCTGCTTCATTGCCGGGCTGCTGCATGATGTTGGCCTGCTACTGATGTATGACGAACAAGCCGAGCGCTTTACCCAGTGGGTTCACAGTCAGCGCGATGGCTGTGAACTGCTGCAAGCTGAGCGGGACGAACTGGGTTTTGATCACGCCGAGCTGGGGGCGGAGCTGGGGCGCTTGTGGCATTTTCCAGAGGCGATCATCCAGGCTATTGCCAGCCATCACATTGATGCGGCAATGCGGGTCGGCCCGGTGGCCACCATTGTCTATAGTGCGGATGAGCTGGTGCATGTGCTGCAGCAAGGCCGAGCCGATCCCGACGCCCCCTGCCTGCCGGACCCGATATTGCGCTTTCTGGGGCTGGATCAGGCGCTGTGGCAAGCCTGGCTGGATCAGCAGGCCGATATTTCTCAACGCGTGACATCTACCCTGGGTGAGGCGGAGTGA
- a CDS encoding response regulator, giving the protein MNKTLLLVDDEENILSALYRLLRQDGYTILRANSGAEGLALLEQHRPGVILSDQRMPNMTGVQFLSEAHKRYPDTVRMVLSGYTDLKSVTDAINEGAIYKFLTKPWDDEFLKATVADAFRLYGILQENAQLQRDLVHANQLLEQHFQDTVTESRHQAAHSMAALRVAQEVMDNLPLAMVGVSDEWRIVLANQALEKLLGRDDLYGQLAAEVLPADWCAGLEANMPAGQGTVQLALQQPQALLGTVFEIGQRSGGKGKVLLLQTAGASS; this is encoded by the coding sequence ATGAACAAGACCCTGTTGCTGGTGGACGATGAGGAAAACATCCTCTCCGCCCTCTATCGCCTGTTGCGGCAAGATGGCTATACCATCCTGCGCGCGAACAGCGGTGCTGAAGGGTTGGCGCTGCTGGAGCAGCACCGGCCTGGTGTCATCCTCTCGGACCAGCGGATGCCCAATATGACCGGTGTCCAGTTCTTGTCTGAGGCACACAAGCGCTACCCGGATACGGTGCGCATGGTGCTGTCGGGCTATACCGACCTGAAGTCGGTGACCGATGCCATCAACGAAGGGGCCATCTATAAATTCCTGACCAAACCATGGGATGACGAGTTCCTGAAGGCCACCGTGGCCGATGCCTTCCGGTTGTACGGCATCCTGCAGGAGAATGCGCAATTGCAGCGCGATCTGGTGCATGCCAACCAGCTACTGGAGCAACACTTTCAGGATACCGTGACCGAAAGTCGACATCAGGCTGCACACAGCATGGCGGCTTTGCGTGTGGCGCAGGAAGTGATGGACAACCTGCCCTTGGCCATGGTCGGGGTGTCGGACGAATGGCGTATCGTGCTGGCCAATCAGGCGCTGGAGAAACTGCTGGGGCGCGATGATCTGTATGGGCAGCTGGCAGCCGAAGTGCTGCCTGCGGACTGGTGTGCGGGTCTGGAGGCGAATATGCCTGCCGGGCAAGGGACTGTGCAGCTGGCGCTACAGCAGCCCCAGGCTCTGTTGGGCACGGTGTTTGAAATCGGTCAGCGTAGTGGCGGCAAAGGCAAGGTCCTGCTGCTGCAAACGGCAGGAGCCTCATCATGA
- a CDS encoding response regulator — translation MFEVMLVDDEANVLNALKRELSFLVKATDSAFQIRLHTFTEPAQALTHAFENPVDLVVSDYRMPEMNGVEMLRSLKQIRPDAASIILSGQADMTAVLRAINEVGIARFISKPWEREALLTHLLEVMSDLALRRENRRLADEMRALMGMRPDDRPDGVEHIET, via the coding sequence ATGTTTGAAGTCATGCTGGTTGATGATGAAGCCAATGTGCTCAATGCACTCAAGCGGGAGCTGTCGTTTCTGGTCAAGGCAACGGACAGCGCCTTCCAGATCCGGCTGCATACGTTTACCGAACCCGCACAGGCGCTGACCCATGCGTTTGAGAATCCGGTGGACCTGGTGGTGAGCGACTATCGCATGCCAGAGATGAATGGCGTGGAAATGCTGCGCAGCCTGAAGCAGATCCGCCCGGATGCGGCGAGCATCATCCTCTCCGGTCAGGCGGACATGACGGCGGTGCTGCGGGCCATCAATGAGGTGGGCATTGCCCGCTTCATCAGCAAGCCCTGGGAGCGCGAGGCCCTGCTCACCCATCTGCTGGAGGTGATGTCAGACCTGGCCTTGCGGCGGGAAAATCGCCGGCTGGCGGATGAGATGCGCGCCTTGATGGGCATGCGTCCGGATGACCGGCCGGACGGTGTGGAGCACATCGAAACCTGA
- a CDS encoding PAS domain S-box protein, whose product MNKPSRLQLASWVSIGAGCVLSGLIWFYHQSAVQSAEDDVTVDERHLASVYTEDLDLRLEQVSQQAELLTHVLGDVRGDTAQLETRLVQALQGVDASRIYGLGVWFEPSVFQPDGKRFQRFMAQPEVEAAAHGIKVEWLHAQDDFYQSAWYGAAVRAKGEAVYTEPYFDVSEAYITVARSFQTQEGKLAGVVTVDMLLPQLRQLLTADPALKGRWLIVRSPGGALIHHPRHAEILQIANQAGWRINDMVELQPAQLQSLARHGGGQLLHPSGYRYIDFTMRNAGWKVTLAVPETEWAVPARKVRQDHLISQIVLWAAVLSLLFFFRVQARRQRQLEREKAEAEEQRAAAQMEIWQMAERFEMLFLTNLDGVFLLEEHGMSEVNRAAIGMLGASDSSTLLNTPPRSLFPRKQPDGQRSWPTFLRHLRQAAQRGNHRFEFEFKRLDGSLFPAEVVVNNMHLEHGFMLQMMLRDISERKAAEREAELQREEERRLIEELQQTQGSLLREAAERQEAEESLRDSEAMLSSMIQTANDAIIMITGEGYVELWNKAATHMFGYAQEEALGQHIHTLITPERYRATGNAAMMRFAQTGVGAVVGKTIEIEATDKTGREFPVELSITAFQRHDAWHAVAMIRDIEERKVAEQRLLEEKAAQQKLIDQLEQAQNQLLQSEKMAAIGQLAAGVAHEINNPTGFVASNLNSLGKYLNDLTGLNQIYLNAEGELSEATRGEVARYKKQIDYDFLLEDTTALLTESRDGIDRVKRIVQDLKDFSHVDEGEWLLVDLHKGLDSTLNVVRNEIKYKADVVKEYGELPTVETIPSQLNQVFLNILVNAAQAIDGFGAITLRSGAAEDRVWISIQDTGKGINPENLKRIFDPFFTTKPVGQGTGLGLSLVFGIMKKLGGYITVSSEVGVGTCFTIHLPVRRGEVLVAAEA is encoded by the coding sequence ATGAACAAGCCATCACGTCTGCAGCTGGCATCCTGGGTTAGCATTGGGGCTGGCTGTGTCCTGAGCGGGTTGATCTGGTTCTACCATCAATCAGCGGTGCAATCGGCGGAAGACGATGTCACGGTGGATGAGCGCCATCTGGCTTCGGTCTATACCGAAGACCTCGACTTGCGGCTGGAGCAGGTCAGTCAGCAAGCCGAGCTGCTGACGCATGTGCTGGGCGATGTGAGGGGTGATACCGCACAGCTGGAAACGCGGCTGGTGCAGGCGCTGCAGGGGGTGGATGCCAGCCGGATCTATGGTCTGGGCGTCTGGTTTGAGCCCTCGGTCTTCCAGCCGGACGGGAAACGCTTTCAACGCTTCATGGCGCAACCCGAAGTAGAGGCGGCTGCCCATGGCATCAAGGTGGAATGGCTGCACGCTCAGGATGACTTCTACCAGAGTGCCTGGTATGGCGCCGCAGTGCGCGCCAAGGGTGAGGCCGTCTACACCGAGCCGTACTTCGATGTTTCAGAGGCCTACATCACGGTTGCCCGCAGTTTCCAGACCCAGGAGGGCAAGCTGGCGGGGGTGGTGACGGTGGACATGCTGCTGCCGCAGTTGCGGCAACTGCTGACTGCCGATCCTGCCCTCAAGGGGCGCTGGCTGATTGTTCGCAGTCCAGGTGGTGCCCTCATTCACCACCCCCGGCATGCCGAGATTCTGCAGATCGCCAATCAAGCAGGCTGGCGAATCAACGACATGGTTGAGCTGCAGCCCGCCCAGCTGCAAAGCCTGGCGCGACATGGTGGTGGGCAGCTGCTGCACCCGTCAGGCTATCGCTACATCGATTTCACCATGCGCAACGCAGGCTGGAAGGTGACACTGGCCGTACCTGAGACGGAGTGGGCGGTTCCTGCGCGCAAAGTCAGGCAAGACCACCTGATCAGCCAGATCGTGCTGTGGGCGGCTGTGCTTAGTTTGCTGTTCTTTTTCCGGGTGCAAGCGCGTCGTCAGCGCCAGCTGGAGCGCGAGAAGGCGGAAGCCGAGGAGCAGCGGGCGGCGGCACAGATGGAAATCTGGCAGATGGCTGAGCGGTTCGAGATGCTGTTCCTCACCAATCTGGACGGGGTCTTCCTGCTGGAAGAGCATGGGATGAGTGAGGTCAACCGTGCCGCCATCGGCATGCTCGGTGCATCCGATAGCAGCACCCTGCTCAATACGCCACCACGCAGTCTGTTTCCGCGCAAACAGCCGGATGGTCAGCGCAGCTGGCCGACTTTCCTGCGGCACCTGCGGCAAGCCGCACAGCGCGGCAACCATCGCTTCGAGTTCGAGTTCAAGCGGCTGGATGGCAGCCTGTTCCCGGCTGAGGTGGTGGTCAACAACATGCATCTGGAGCATGGCTTCATGCTGCAGATGATGTTGCGGGACATCTCCGAGCGTAAAGCGGCGGAGCGGGAGGCTGAGCTGCAGCGTGAAGAAGAGCGGCGCTTGATCGAGGAGCTGCAGCAAACCCAGGGCAGCCTGCTGCGTGAAGCGGCCGAAAGGCAGGAGGCAGAAGAGTCGCTGCGTGATTCGGAGGCGATGCTGTCCAGCATGATCCAGACCGCCAACGACGCCATCATCATGATTACCGGCGAGGGGTATGTCGAGCTGTGGAACAAGGCGGCCACTCACATGTTTGGCTATGCGCAGGAGGAAGCGCTGGGACAGCATATCCATACCCTGATTACCCCGGAGCGCTACCGGGCGACCGGTAATGCCGCCATGATGCGGTTTGCGCAGACCGGCGTGGGGGCGGTGGTTGGCAAAACGATCGAAATCGAGGCTACTGACAAGACAGGGCGGGAATTTCCGGTTGAGCTGTCGATCACCGCCTTCCAGCGCCATGATGCCTGGCATGCCGTGGCGATGATTCGCGATATTGAAGAACGCAAGGTAGCGGAGCAGCGTCTGCTGGAAGAGAAAGCAGCCCAGCAAAAGCTGATCGACCAACTGGAGCAGGCTCAGAACCAGTTGCTGCAATCGGAGAAAATGGCTGCCATCGGGCAGCTGGCCGCCGGGGTGGCGCATGAAATCAATAACCCGACCGGTTTTGTGGCCTCCAACCTCAATTCACTGGGCAAATACCTGAACGACCTGACCGGGCTGAACCAGATCTACCTGAATGCAGAGGGTGAGCTGAGCGAGGCCACCCGGGGCGAGGTGGCGCGTTACAAGAAGCAGATTGACTATGACTTCCTGCTGGAAGACACCACCGCCTTGCTGACGGAATCCCGCGACGGCATTGACCGGGTCAAACGCATCGTGCAGGACCTGAAGGACTTCTCGCATGTGGATGAGGGCGAGTGGCTGCTGGTCGACTTGCACAAGGGCCTGGACTCCACCCTTAATGTGGTGCGCAACGAAATCAAGTACAAGGCAGATGTGGTCAAGGAATACGGCGAGTTGCCTACGGTTGAGACCATTCCGTCGCAACTGAACCAGGTGTTCCTCAATATTCTGGTCAATGCCGCCCAGGCCATTGACGGATTTGGTGCCATCACCCTGCGCAGTGGTGCAGCGGAGGACCGGGTCTGGATTTCGATTCAGGATACCGGCAAGGGCATCAACCCGGAAAACCTGAAGCGGATCTTCGACCCCTTCTTTACCACCAAGCCGGTCGGGCAGGGCACCGGGCTGGGTTTATCACTGGTGTTTGGCATCATGAAGAAGCTGGGCGGCTATATTACAGTCAGCAGTGAGGTGGGCGTGGGTACCTGCTTCACCATCCATTTGCCGGTTCGCCGGGGCGAAGTGCTGGTTGCCGCTGAGGCATAG